A stretch of DNA from Macrotis lagotis isolate mMagLag1 chromosome X, bilby.v1.9.chrom.fasta, whole genome shotgun sequence:
TGAACCTCCTTTAGACAGGTATCATGAGTTCCTTTAGATTATATTcctcttcaaattcaatttctgaATAACAGTCATAGCAGGGAATACAAAcccaaacatatacatacacacacacacacacacacacacacacacacacacacacacgtgcaaaATAGTGAAGACATTGCTCTTTTCTCATGTGCTGCCTCTCTTTAGAAggatttatcttttcatgtgtctatgCATTGCTTCCCTCACTAGACTTTAGGATCCTGGGAGTCCATAAAGACTAACTATGTCTCACATgctgcttttttcccctaataaagACTGGAATATAGTAGACAGCTAACAAATGTTTAGTCCTTTGTATAAGATGAACTTTCCTAGAGCTCTGTGACTGTGATTACTAATGACTACAAATggttttgtatttgtccaataaTATCTGGTTTTGTTTCAAAgcatattcaaatatattatttcatttcaccaTCACAGTAGTGCCTGAACTAAGTttcctgaaattattttcaaGCTTCATATACTTGAAAGTATACCATATTCAGGGTGAAAATAGAAACTGTTTTATTTCTAGTGCTTATTAGAGAAAAGAGACAGTATAGTGAGGGGTGTAGATGAACAGCtttggtgtcagaaagacctgggttaaGGCCCTGCCTTTGATGGGTACTAGCTAGGTGGTTATGGATACTGAGGGATTCCTCAGTGTCCCAAGAAGTTCACTAAGGATGTTAGGGATGAATATCCTTTCTTTATTGGTGAAGGGAACCTGAAGTTCCATACACTAGTGCAATCACAGGTACAgggacacacacaaacacacacacacacacacacatacaaacacacacactcatttaACTCTCTTCCCCTAATGACTTTTTGCCCTTGATGCTAATATAGAATTATATTCTTAAAAGAATAACAGATGTTTCTATTCTCAACCCTTGGTACTGTGACATAATGATCatcaacacttaataaatgctaaatgaAATAGAACTTCTTAAAGAAGATACTTACACAGGTAAAAACGATGAGAAATAAGTAAAATGTTGCAAGAAAAAACAGTAAGAAAACTTCAGCTCGGTGTCTCTTAAGCTTGTCACCATTGCCATCCATGGTACAGCCTTACAATGAAAAGCACAAATCGTCAGTTCAGGATTATGTTTTTACATTCAGTAAAAGGGCTATTACTATCTGAGATGCATTGTTTcccatataaaaagaaaatctatttctCTACCACTTGTGTTCCTGCCTTTACATCAGCACCATGATCTTTGGGTATCATATATACAAGTAAAGAAGACACTAATGACCATAGGGTAGGCAGGATGGTATTTTTTTGAAAGCACTATGAAACATGGGTTCTGAATCTGTTACTGCCTTTGGGATGATGTACTCTTTTTGCCCTTGTAATGTGTGccctttgttcaaattccaggTCTATCCATAGAACTGTAGACAACTATTTAGACATCTCTAGACATATCATGGTTGGACTAAATGAACTCtaagttccttccagctttaacatTGTCTTATTCTCACTAATCTCACTGAAGAAGAACCTGATGATCTGACAGTTGCTTAATTGAACAAGCAAATGCGGAAAGAGTAGTTAAAGAATTGCTGTTGTTAAGtcctgtccaattcttcatgaccctatttggaattttcttgtcaaagatactggaaggttttgcccttctttgaatcattttacagatgaggaatctgaagcaaacagggttaagtgatttgcccagggtcacacagctagtcatatttgaactcagatggtCCTAACTCTACACTAACCACTGCTGTATCCATTGATTCCCCTAACTTCCCTGCAATTAAAGCACTAAAAGCTGGCTATTAATAAGAAAGTTTTCTAATGACCAAGAGTGACCTTAAACTTGTTTCTAAAACTCTCAGGCTAAAATCCTGGGCTAGGTGTAAAGGGAAATAAGCTAGGGGAAAGATGGCATTTCTATTGGGGGTTAGAGATGGCAGAATAAATTGATCCAAGAAAATGTTACCTTGGTTAGAATGATTTGAGAAGTTGGTTAGATTCATAATTAACAAAACTAATAAGGGGCCAAACTGGGTCTTAACTCCCAGactaatatttccttttattttttcccaaattgaGTATTTTATTCTAAATCTACTAACTGGTAAACTATAATCATTTGGATTGAATTTAATTAGTCCAGTGAAATCCCCTCTTTAGATACATATTAGTTGTAGGTCCTCACTGCTCTAGGCAATTTTTGAAGATTATATAACCAAATAGGTGATACTCTTCTGTATTGGTAAAGGGATTTTCCTTACCAGAAGCTATCAAAGTCAATGAAATAACagttttgagtttttaaaaaagttaataatttattgttgggaaaattaggtGCTTAGTTGGGAATATCTCATAAAATAAAGTTGGGCAGTTGCCACAGTCATACCCAATAAAGCATTGTGGTGCAAAGGGAAAAAGCATCTAAATCCTGTTACTCAATACACATGATACCTAGGGCACATAAgaatatagatttaaagctggaaaagaccttaggaGTTATGTTAGATGATCATAGaaatctcttctagttctaaatttatatGATTTGATGAACTCACTATAAGGTAGGAAAAACATTTCCAAacatttcctttataaaatgttttctgtcCTTAATATCAGAGAAGTCAGTACATCTTATGAGGGGAAAATCCCTTGATGCCTTATCCTTGGACCATAAACACATCTTTTCTTGAACTCAGCTACAATATCCTAGTTGTGCATGCAGTAGCTTAGCAGTAAGTGTTGATTATGGCCAATATAATAATTTGCAATAAATCACCATACCTGCCACTTTTAGTTCAACTGTATCACTTggactgttttcttcttctgatgcCCATAAAGTACATCTGTAAGTTCCAACATGCTGGCAGGTAGTATTCTTGATCTTTAGTGAACATTTTTCTAAAGGACAGGCTTCTAATGATCCATTTGTCTCTTTCTGATCATGGAATTGTTCACTAAGGTTTAGATTCATCCCCACCTTGGTCAGCTCTCCATTTTGTTCATTAATCTGAAACAAGAATAATAGACTCATTGAATTTCAGACTGGTCATGACTTTAGtattcatctagtctaatccctcatttaataaagaaagaaagaaagaaagaaagaaagaaagaaagaaagaaagaaagaaagaaagaaagaaagaaagaaagaaactgagaatgagaagagagaagtGATTTGCACATGGTTAGACCTCTAATCCATGCTTCTGCCAGGACTGGAACCCTGGCCTGGATTTCTAATCTAAAAATAATGTTCTTCTACTACCCTATAATAGCATTGCATTTTACAGACCATGAGCTATAAACCCTGACCCCAAATACCAAAGCTGTATTACAAATTGCTCAAAGAAGCAATATTAATcctgtttttaaagaaaatattggatctaagaaggaaaaaatcatatatacttaataaaatatCTAATTTAGAACAAGAAAACTGCTGAGACCTGGACAAATTTGGGTTGTTGACAGTCAATGGGCTGTAATGCATGACACATAATTTCTTGATTTACCacaacaatgaacaaattcatgatgaaaatactgaattgaattgtaaaataaaagaCTTTTCCAGGTTCTTGATTTCTTACTGCTGCTCCTTATACTAAGTATGAATTGAAAATCTGTACCCACCAGCGAAAGTATCATAAAGGGCTCCAGACACATTGTTTAATAAAAACCGAAAAGTTCATCAGAGACAGGTCCCATTACTTTCTTGGAGGACCATTCAATTTAGAGACTTCTTGACTAGAGTTAACATAATGATAGTGCACCTTTCTATAGCTTatgaagttatgcaaaacatCTTCCTTACAACTACTTTACAAGATTAAATAGAAAACTATCATTAATTCCATTTGAAACAGATACTTTGAAAATGATCATACAGCTAATCTGAGGTCACATCtaaactcagatctcctgactctgTATTTAGCACATTATTCAACCCTAAACCACATTGCCTGCTATAtacttcaaatggagtcacaaagggCCAGATGCAACTAAAAAACACAATACATGTACTTGTAATTCAGTCAATCCAAAACCTCTATGTTCAAGCCTGTAGggagtacaaaaaaaaaagagatacataatTCCAACAGCAGTGTTTTTTTCAAATACCAAAACTTAATATTAGTCTGAAGACTTAATTGTTCTATCAGACAAATTTACAAAGAAGTGAATTACTTTCATTAGTTCCTTATCTCATCTATATGTTCCTGAGGAACTGCTTTCATTCCCAGTTCTCAAGTAATTCCCTTCTCCCTACCCCACAATCTCTCAGCTTTTGTAAAACTAGTTCAGTTAGGTGTCGGAAAGATGCTCATATTTAAATTTACATAAAGGGGTAAATAactgattaaaatatttaatgtgtTACCATGTTTAAGGATATTTCCATTTTAACAAGGAACGATCCTATTGCATATTCATCCCCAGAAGAATGAATATCTAATTGGTAGAATTTCAGGCATTACTGATAGGTCGTTATATACAAGGAGGAAAATCACTAGGTTCCATCACTAGGTGGCAGCCTATTCCATCTATAAGTTTAAAATTGATCATATTCATTGTATTTCATGAGCAAATTCTATAtacattttattcttccaaagaTATCACTCCCTGATAAAATACTTTCAATAGTTTCTCATTGCCAAAAGACTAAAAGTACAACATCCTTGATGTGCCTT
This window harbors:
- the CD83 gene encoding CD83 antigen isoform X2, with protein sequence MCSEDALLVCTAPWNPQTPYTMVFWDKINEQNGELTKVGMNLNLSEQFHDQKETNGSLEACPLEKCSLKIKNTTCQHVGTYRCTLWASEEENSPSDTVELKVAGCTMDGNGDKLKRHRAEVFLLFFLATFYLFLIVFTCKFARLYNIFPDNNKQGKEQTFFHVPFQYKKSLQQMGPTTVQKIDLV
- the CD83 gene encoding CD83 antigen isoform X1, with amino-acid sequence MRILQLLLLSSAWCLAPATQVVEVMCSEDALLVCTAPWNPQTPYTMVFWDKINEQNGELTKVGMNLNLSEQFHDQKETNGSLEACPLEKCSLKIKNTTCQHVGTYRCTLWASEEENSPSDTVELKVAGCTMDGNGDKLKRHRAEVFLLFFLATFYLFLIVFTCKFARLYNIFPDNNKQGKEQTFFHVPFQYKKSLQQMGPTTVQKIDLV